The following is a genomic window from Sebaldella sp. S0638.
GCAAGTATCACAGCCACTGCAATTCCATTGTCAGCTCCCAGTGTAGTTCCTACAGCTTTCAGGAAGCCGTCTTTTACAGCCAGTTTAATACCTTCAGTTTCAAAATCAAAATTAGTATCACTGTTTTTCTCCCATACCATGTCCATATGACCTTGTAAAATAAGCGGGGAATAATTCTCATGTCCTGCCGACCCGGCTTTTTTAATTACAACATTTAGTGCGGAATCCTGATAAACTTCAAGATTTCTGTCTTTAGCAAACTTAACGAGCCAGTCACTAATCTGTTTCTCTTTTTTTGAACCTCTGGGTATTTTACTTATCTCTTCAAAAAAATAAAAAACCTTTTGAGGAGATAGATCTTTAGTAATATTTTCCATGTTTTCACTCCTATCATGTAATATTAGTTACCTTATATAATTTGATCTATTAATTCTTCCAGTTCCTGCATTTCTATTTGATTAAGATCATGCCCGGATTTCAGCTTTTTCAAAAGTAAGCTTTCATGACCGAGACTCGATCTGTCAAGTATTTTAATAATAAGTCTTTTATAAAATTCCATAATATACTCCTCCTTTATTTAAATAAATCTTTGAAACTTAACTGTACATAATTCCTCTTTGCAATATGACTCAGATGTACCCCTATCAGCCTGAAAGAATCCCGTCTGGCGAGATCTGATAAAAGAGCACGTACTGTGGTGTAAATAATATCAGTATTTCTAGTATATTCATTAAGTGTTTTCGATCTCGTGATTGTAGAAAAATCTGAATATCTGGCTTTCAGGGTAACGGTTTTTATGTATGAATTATCAAGTTTAAGTTTTTCCGTGAGCTTATTAATCTGATGTAAAAGAGTATCGTATATAGTCTCTATATCATCAATAGTTCTGCTGAATGTTTCTTCCTGCCCGTAAGACTGTCTTTCGGAAATATAGTCAACCTCGGAATGATCAATTCCTCTCACTGATTCGAATATTCGGACACCTTTGTTAGCCCCAAACATATCAGTCAGATTATTTTTAGTAAGGTTGAAGATATCGCTGACAGTGTTAATCCCCATATTATTAAGCGGCTCAAGGCTTTTTCTCCCTATGCCGGGAATAATTCCCACTGATTTATCCTTAACGTAATTATGGAATTTCTCATGGGAATCAATAATAAAATAGCCGTTAGGCTTATTAGCGTCACTGGCGAGTTTGGCTGAAAG
Proteins encoded in this region:
- the dinB gene encoding DNA polymerase IV, yielding MKRCILHYDMDAFYASIEQRDNPKLKGKAIAVGKGVITTASYEARKYGIRSAMPSAAAKKLCPELILLPVRIDYYKELGRKIQKLILSLTYKCEFVSSDEGYVDITDYMKKYTPESFIEKFKSSLYKHTKLTCSIGIGYNKLSAKLASDANKPNGYFIIDSHEKFHNYVKDKSVGIIPGIGRKSLEPLNNMGINTVSDIFNLTKNNLTDMFGANKGVRIFESVRGIDHSEVDYISERQSYGQEETFSRTIDDIETIYDTLLHQINKLTEKLKLDNSYIKTVTLKARYSDFSTITRSKTLNEYTRNTDIIYTTVRALLSDLARRDSFRLIGVHLSHIAKRNYVQLSFKDLFK